From Drosophila subpulchrella strain 33 F10 #4 breed RU33 unplaced genomic scaffold, RU_Dsub_v1.1 Primary Assembly Seq354, whole genome shotgun sequence, the proteins below share one genomic window:
- the LOC119560382 gene encoding E3 ubiquitin-protein ligase TRIP12 isoform X5 codes for MAESVKSQSLSALTEGQHDDGGSTATSATLVNNTSATCTAISSNHSSQRRRNNNTSSSSKGHNKNRKHNTPATSSGPAVSSSVDIVATTSTSTVTTSTRRSRSQGRHHSSAAAHSSKESQVSKRTTVAHRSPSSPASNSISIVSDQSLSPGSRKRQHHQHSSGSNHTRSSNQPAPGGDQLVEHCSPLKKRRLQPTLGSEVSGEAAGIGLATVSIDQTPRQASGDCVAQRTRSKTISPEELPSTSSAAAARHQQQVRASASSTSFPTSNRNKRKANGGGTGAVVDTTPHRGAAAARAGRSSNLLNYYRKTRKVSHTRSSQKPEKQTVKAEETVASSRNGSAGSGSSSKSGVISKHRKSLRHSQQNLQDTEREGTEEPGAEGKAEEQQPVHVNLDVEDQLPTLETALTQPEAAVSHSQGHLEAEGQPEEQDNDDDEEDEEEEEEEEEVGFYEIVNSAGSSYEEDPQIVAEEDEITTEEDVDDEEDDDIEEDEDIEEEDLSESEFAQQLIGELGGAGPPPALYQQQAPPQLTRYTPSTATTAATFVPPQQQQQVAYNPQQQQQHSSLRRSSRGKTGSCVSSAAAAQQQQHHQQQQQHSNAAAAVQQQLLPPPGTYQYQQVGGNTVVVAVRHQQQLQQQQQQQQQQQLALHQQQQQHQQQQQQRATLVQPGFLFSYRSNHPQQQQQQAQQIHPGPKVTHTSAASDALTYSLMAQQPPSGPPHAGGQQITPGASSANLSIVAAALSAARDVGGGTGGGGSAGGAGPGIGASAASGGTTSAVGATSSSNSSAGQPASNSSSNNVTAAGSGSTPGGGPTTTGTSSASQHGSGSGGAAAADSESDDSEVGRLQALLEARGLPPHLFGALGPRMTHILHRTIGNSSSSKANQLLQGLQSHDESQQLQAAIEMCQMLVMGNEDTLAGFPIKQVVPALIQLLRMEHNFDIMNNACRALAYMLEALPRSSGTVVEAVPVFLEKLQVIQCMDVAEQSLTALEILSRRHNKAILQANGISACLTYLDFFSIVAQRAALAIAANCCLNMHPEEFHFVAESLPLLARLLSQQDKKCVESVCSAFCRLVESFQHDSQRLQQIASPDLLKNCQQLLLVTPAILNTGTFTAVVRMLSLMCGSCPDLAISLLRNDIAATLLYLLTGNAEPAAASATHVELVSRSPSELYELTCLIGELMPRLPLDGIFAVDSLLDRPTLNTQDQVHWQWRDDRGSWHNYSTIDSRLIEAANQSSEDEISLSTFGRTYTVDFHAMQQINEDTGTTRPVQRRLNHNYVAPMSAGQDLTTNAAGSASSGGASTSAAAAAAASNNNNNNPPGNSGNQVKRRPSLDARIACLKEERGLAADFIKHIFNVLYEVYSSSAGPNVRYKCLRALLRMVYYATPELLRQVLKYQLVSSHIAGMLGSNDLRIVVGALQMAEILMRQLPDVFGTHFRREGVIYQFTQLTDPNNPICANPSPKPLSTTATPTANAGGSQSAPASANSLQVNPFFMDNAPGSSSASTTPSSSKHQSYSVKSFSHAMNALTASAKGTPVGALDASGTSAPAGGYNYSSSAPSSSSTAGGSAGFFVAQQGDPRQYVHFQQPAVPPPPPQLELLPTGPQQQGQQVPQVIYQPQQQQPAHLVVASTSSAAASSSSSSSSSSASALQHKMTDMLKRKAPPKRKSQSSGRAKSRQDDAAVAAAGSGAGGAPPASASSAMHELLSRATSLGSGTGGRSTPSSGGGSGSSKSRFNAGNSTNAGSTKSSFLASLNPARWGRQTAHHHHHHQQSQQHHGLSKDSGNANSSGSSSGAGLAYTVGQHGSGSGAGGLNAAAVAASISKSISHANLLAAANRERARQWVREQAVDFVKRYTEQEARRSKTAPESGSTQSGSSGAAISSTANTTLSTAGSTNVLERLSSILFKLNGSYHDCLDALLELKTILLESDISPFEVNHSGLIKAMLNYMTSETGLVERDARLRSFMHVFAGLPLEPLLQNVGQMPTIEPLAFGAFVAKLNGCVTQLEQFPVKVHDFPAGPGGRSNQSALRFFNTHQLKCNLQRHPQCSNLRQWKGGTVKIDPLAMVQAIERYLVVRGYGGIRADSDDDSEEDMDDNVAAVVMTQAGFKHKLQFTIGDHVLPYNMTVYQAVKQFSPLVSEQPETDNESETLLGNASIWVQQHTIYYRPVEEEVASGAAAGAASSSSSCSSGVQKQQSTSSSASSYANTSTSCSSSSGVASGGGSSSKKAHKSSSKFMRKKTELWHEGIAPGVISALKPFLSSSLPADVVTVQDSSLDALCMLRVIHALNRHWEHLYGCVVRQNIIPQAEFVHPKITAKANRQLQDPLVIMTGNLPQWLPQIGMACPFLFPFETRHLLFYATSFDRDRALQRLLDTTPDLNAAESSERVAPRLDRRKRAISRTEILKQAEHILQDFGHSKALLEIQYENEVGTGLGPTLEFYALVSAELQRTDLGLWNGSDSYRQNSVTIVDVVKANSTVLHIEDALEATTMDQSPPAVGGASLVSSTTTTTTTTVQQQQPPPNRSSSRTHLLRSVAGQQQLSQPGDHGSSSAGTNENALNMIIAQQFSDINSADPAATDNPSSTTTTTTTSVVEQNTTTNHSSATTTTTTTLISYVNAVHGLFPLPLGKSSKLPQMTKAKAKFKFLGKFMAKAVMDSRMLDLPFSLPFYRWLVSEEHSIGLADLMRVAPEVQNTLVRLQDLVRQREYILSDPNIDAMEKTEKIELLDLDGCPISDLGLDFVLPGHANIELCRGGRDTPVTVHNLHQYISLVTYWFLIEGVQKQFEALREGFDSVFPIQRLRMFYPEELECVFCGSASEQQQSRWETKMLQDSCRTDHGFHQESQAIQYLYEILASYNRDEQRAFLQFVTGSPRLPTGGFKALTPPLTIVRKTLDGNQNPNDYLPSVMTCVNYLKLPDYSSREVMRQKLKVAANEGSMSFHLS; via the exons ATGGCCGAATCCGTTAAAAGTCAATCGCTCTCTGCATTGACGGAGGGGCAGCACGACGACGGTGGttcaacagcaacatcagcgaCATTGGTTAATAATACCAGTGCGACCTGCACCGCAATTTCATCCAATCACTCGTCCCAGCGGCGACGCAATAACAAcacaagcagcagcagcaagggccacaacaaaaacaggaaACACAACACGCCGGCAACATCATCGGGCCCTGCTGTCAGCTCCTCCGTCGACATAGTAGCCACCACCTCGACCTCAACTGTAACCACCTCAACCCGGCGATCCCGCAGTCAAGGTCGCCACCACTCCTCTGCAGCAGCCCACAGCAGCAAGGAGTCGCAAGTCTCCAAGCGCACGACAGTAGCGCATCGTTCGCCATCATCGCCAGCATCCAACTCCATCTCGATCGTGAGCGATCAATCGCTTTCACCCGGCAGTCGTAAGCGCCAGCATCATCAGcacagcagcggcagcaaccACACCCGCAGTAGCAACCAAC CAGCTCCCGGAGGAGATCAGTTGGTGGAGCATTGCTCGCCGCTTAAGAAACGCCGCTTGCAGCCGACGTTGGGATCAGAAGTCAGCGGGGAAGCAGCAGGAATTGGCTTAGCTACAGTAAGCATCGATCAGACGCCTCGTCAAGCCTCCGGAGATTGTGTTGCGCAGCGCACTCGATCTAAGACCATTTCCCCGGAGGAGCTGCCGAGTACAAGCAGCGCTGCGGCGGCGCGCCATCAACAACAGGTTCGGGCCAGTGCCAGCTCTACGAGCTTCCCGACCAGCAATCGGAACAAGCGCAAGGCCAACGGTGGCGGAACGGGAGCTGTAGTCGATACCACTCCCCATCGAGGGGCAGCAGCTGCTCGCGCCGGACGCAGCAGCAATCTGCTGAACTACTACAGAAAAACGCGCAAGGTTAGCCACACACGCTCCTCCCAGAAGCCGGAAAAACAGACGGTAAAAGCGGAGGAGACTGTCGCCTCCAGCCGGAACGGATCAGCGGGATCCGGATCCAGCAGCAAGTCAGGTGTCATTAGCAAGCACAGAAAGAGCCTGCGCCACTCGCAGCAGAATCTGCAGGACACAGAGAGGGAAGGAACAGAAGAACCTGGTGCGGAAGGCAAAGCGGAGGAACAGCAGCCGGTACACGTGAATCTGGACGTGGAGGACCAGCTGCCGACCCTCGAGACGGCTCTGACTCAACCAGAGGCAGCAGTATCCCACAGCCAGGGTCACTTAGAGGCGGAGGGCCAGCCCGAGGAGCAGgacaacgacgacgacgaggaggacgaagaagaagaagaggaggaAGAGGAGGTGGGCTTCTACGAAATCGTGAACTCTGCGGGCTCGTCGTACGAGGAAGACCCCCAGATTGTTGCCGAGGAGGACGAGATCACAACGGAGGAGGACGTTGACGACGAGGAAGACGACGACATCGAGGAGGACGAAGACATCGAGGAGGAAGACCTCTCAGAGAGCGAATTCGCCCAGCAACTGATTGGTGAACTTGGTG GGGCAGGACCGCCGCCAGCACTCTACCAGCAACAGGCACCGCCGCAGCTAACCCGCTACACGCCATCAACAGCCACTACAGCAGCCACGTTTGTGCctccgcagcagcagcagcaggttgCCTACAAtccgcaacagcagcagcaacactcCTCACTGCGACGCAGTTCACGTGGCAAGACGGGTTCTTGTGTGAgttcagcagcagcagcacagcagcagcaacaccaccagcagcaacagcaacatagcaacgctgctgctgctgtacAGCAGCAATTGCTGCCACCGCCTGGTACCTATCAATACCAACAGGTGGGCGGCAATACCGTTGTAGTTGCCGTGCGTCATCAGCAACAgttgcaacagcagcagcagcagcagcaacaacagcaactggCTTTAcatcagcaacaacagcaacatcagcagcaacaacagcagcgtgccacgctcGTGCAGCCAGGATTCTTGTTCAGCTATCGGAGCAATCAtccccagcagcaacagcaacaggcGCAACAAATACATCCGGGTCCCAAAGTGACGCATACCAGTG CAGCTTCGGATGCTTTAACATATAGTTTGATGGCACAACAACCGCCAAGTGGACCGCCGCATGCAGGTGGACAGCAAATAACGCCAG GTGCCAGTTCAGCCAATCTAAGCATTGTAGCAGCCGCTCTGAGTGCCGCACGTGACGTCGGAGGTGGAACCGGTGGAGGTGGATcagcaggaggagcaggacCAGGTATAGGAGCATCAGCTGCATCCGGAGGAACCACCAGCGCCGTGGGCGcgaccagcagcagcaacagcagtgcCGGCCAACCagccagcaacagcagcagcaacaatgtGACTGCAGCGGGATCAGGGTCGACTCCGGGCGGAGGGCCCACTACCACCGGTACAAGCAGTGCCAGTCAGCATGGCAGCGGTTCCGGTGGAGCTGCTGCCGCCGATTCGGAGAGTGATGATAGTGAGGTGGGCCGTCTACAAGCATTGCTAGAAGCTCGCGGTCTGCCGCCCCATTTGTTTGGAGCCCTTGGTCCAAGAATGACTCACATCCTTCACCGCACCATTGGTAACAGCAGTAGTTCGAAGGCCAATCAACTTCTGCAAGGACTGCAGTCCCACGACGAATCCCAGCAGCTACAGGCTGCCATTGAAATGTGCCAGATGCTAGTGATGGGAAATGAGGATACCCTCGCCGGCTTTCCTATCAAGCAGGTGGTCCCTGCACTAATCCAACTCCTTCGAATGGAGCACAACTTTGACATCATGAACAATGCTTGTAGGGCATTGGCATACATGCTGGAAGCTCTGCCCCGATCCTCGGGCACCGTGGTAGAGGCGGTTCCAGTTTTTCTGGAGAAACTTCAGGTTATACAGTGCATGGATGTGGCGGAACAAAGTTTAACCGCGTTAGAGATTCTCTCCAGACGTCACAACAAAGCCATTCTGCAGGCAAATGGTATTTCGGCTTGCCTCACCTATTTGGACTTCTTTTCGATTGTGGCTCAGCGAGCGGCCTTGGCGATTGCAGCTAATTGCTGCCTTAACATGCATCCAGAGGAATTCCACTTCGTTGCGGAAAGCTTGCCTTTACTAGCTCGCCTACTTTCTCAGCAGGATAAAAAGTGTGTGGAGAGCGTGTGCTCTGCTTTTTGTCGGCTGGTGGAGAGTTTTCAACACGACAGCCAGCGTCTACAGCAGATCGCCAGTCCAGATTTGTTGAAGAACTGCCAGCAACTACTGCTGGTCACACCAGCCATCCTAAATACAGGAACCTTCACAGCCGTGGTTCGGATGCTGAGTTTAATGTGTGGCAGCTGTCCGGATTTGGCAATCTCTCTGCTTAGGAACGACATAGCGGCCACCCTGCTCTATTTGCTCACTGGAAATGCTGAGCCGGCCGCTGCCAGTGCCACGCATGTGGAGCTAGTCTCACGCTCACCTTCAGAGCTGTACGAACTCACCTGCCTTATTGGTGAACTGATGCCGCGTCTACCTTTGGATGGCATCTTCGCTGTGGATTCTCTGCTGGACAGGCCCACGCTAAACACCCAGGATCAGGTGCACTGGCAGTGGCGAGATGATCGCGGTTCCTGGCACAATTATTCCACTATTGATTCGCGTCTGATTGAGGCCGCCAACCAGAGCAGCGAGGACGAGATCAGCTTGAGCACATTTGGACGCACCTACACTGTGGATTTTCATGCCATGCAACAGATTAACGAGGACACGGGCACCACACGTCCCGTTCAGCGTCGTCTCAACCACAACTACGTGGCCCCCATGTCAGCGGGGCAGGACTTGACCACCAACGCAGCGGGATCAGCGTCTTCGGGAGGGGCATCCACgtccgctgctgctgcggcagcaGCCtccaataacaacaataataatccACCAGGAAATAGTGGAAACCAAGTGAAGCGACGCCCATCACTGGACGCAAGAATCGCATGCCTCAAG GAGGAGCGAGGTCTTGCTGCCGACTTTATCAAACACATCTTCAATGTGCTGTACGAAGTATACAGCTCGTCGGCCGGACCGAATGTACGCTACAAGTGCCTGCGTGCACTTCTTCGGATGGTTTACTACGCCACGCCGGAGTTGCTGCGACAGGTGCTTAAGTATCAGCTGGTCTCCAGCCACATTGCTGGCATGCTGGGCAGCAACGATTTGCGTATCGTGGTGGGAGCCCTTCAAATGGCTGAGATCCTAATGCGCCAACTGCCCGATGTTTTTGGCACTCACTTTCGTCGTGAGGGAGTTATATACCAGTTCACTCAGCTGACGGACCCGAATAATCCCATATGCGCGAATCCCTCGCCAAAACCGCTAagcacaacagcaacaccgACAGCCAATGCAGGCGGGTCACAATCAGCTCCGGCCTCCGCCAACAGCCTGCAGGTTAATCCCTTCTTCATGGATAACGCTCCGGGATCGTCCAGTGCTTCCACGAcacccagcagcagcaagcaTCAATCGTACAGCGTGAAGAGCTTCTCGCATGCCATGAACGCACTGACAGCCAGCGCCAAAGGAACTCCTGTCGGAGCGTTAGACGCCTCAGGAACCTCTGCTCCAGCTGGTGGTTATAACTACAGCAGCTCAGCGCCGTCTTCATCCTCGACAGCTGGAGGTTCCGCTGGCTTCTTTGTGGCACAGCAGGGGGATCCACGCCAGTACGTGCACTTCCAGCAGCCGGCAgttccaccaccaccaccgcagTTGGAGCTTTTACCAACTGGACCTCAGCAACAAGGGCAGCAGGTGCCTCAGGTCATCTACCaaccacagcagcaacagccgGCCCACTTGGTGGTGGCTTCCACCAGCAGCGCCGCTGCCTCATCttcgtcctcgtcctcctcGTCCTCAGCCTCGGCGTTGCAGCACAAAATGACGGACATGCTAAAGCGAAAAGCGCCGCCCAAGCGAAAGTCGCAAAGCAGTGGTAGAGCCAAATCCAGGCAAGACGATGCAGCAGTTGCAGCAGCGGGATCTGGAGCAGGAGGAGCCCCACCCGCCTCAGCCAGTTCGGCTATGCACGAACTTCTTAGCCGTGCCACAA gtcttGGTAGCGGCACCGGAGGCAGAAGTACGCCCAGTTCAGGCGGTGGTTCTGGAAGCTCCAAGTCTCGCTTTAATGCCGGAAACTCGACCAACGCCGGGTCGACCAAATCATCGTTCCTGGCATCGCTCAATCCGGCTCGCTGGGGACGCCAGACTGcccatcatcatcaccacCATCAGCAGTCGCAGCAGCATCACGGCCTTTCCAAAGATTCCGGGAACGCTAACTCAAGTGGATCCAGTTCTGGAGCTGGCTTGGCTTATACAGTGGGCCAACATGGCAGTGGAAGTGGAGCTGGAGGACTGAACGCAGCAGCAGTTGCGGCAAGTATCAGCAAGAGTATCTCCCACGCCAATCTCCTAGCGGCGGCCAACAGGGAAAGGGCACGCCAGTGGGTGCGAGAGCAGGCTGTAGACTTTGTGAAGCGTTACACTGAGCAGGAGGCCAGGCGGAGTAAGACTGCCCCGGAAAGTGGATCCACTCAGAGCGGAAGCAGCGGAGCAGCAATATCTTCGACAGCCAATACTACATTGTCCACGGCGGGCAGCACCAACGTCTTGGAGCGTCTGTCCAGCATTCTGTTTAAGCTCAATGGGAGCTACCACGACTGTCTGGATGCTCTCCTCGAGCTGAAGACCATTCTTTTGGAGAGTGATATCTCTCCGTTCGAAGTGAATCATTCGGGCCTCATCAAGGCCATGCTTAACTATATGACTAGCGAGACAGGATTGGTAGAGCGCGATGCTCGCCTGCGCAGTTTCATGCACGTATTTGCTGGGCTGCCGTTGGAGCCTCTGCTCCAGAATGTCGGACAGATGCCCACAATCGAGCCGCTTGCGTTTGGCGCTTTTGTGGCCAAGTTGAACGGTTGCGTCACGCAACTAGAACAGTTTCCTGTCAAGGTGCATGACTTTCCCGCTGGTCCTGGAGGCAGGTCCAATCAGAGTGCACTGCGTTTCTTCAACACTCACCAGCTAAAG TGCAACCTGCAGCGTCATCCACAGTGCAGCAATCTTCGTCAGTGGAAAGGCGGCACTGTGAAGATCGACCCGCTGGCCATGGTTCAGGCCATTGAGCGGTATTTGGTGGTGCGCGGATACGGTGGCATCCGAGCCGACTCCGACGACGACAGTGAGGAAGATATGGACGACAACGTAGCAGCTGTTGTGATGACACAGGCGGGCTTTAAGCACAAGCTGCAGTTCACGATCGGGGATCACGTATTGCCCTACAACATGACCGTCTACCAGGCAGTCAAGCAGTTTTCGCCGCTGGTCAGTGAACAGCCGGAGACCGACAACGAGTCGGAGACGCTTTTAGGAAATGCCAGCATATGGGTGCAGCAGCACACCATTTACTATCGCCCCGTAGAGGAGGAAGTTGCCTCGGGAGCGGCTGCGGGAGCAGCTTCCAGTAGCAGCTCGTGTAGCAGTGGCGTACAAAAGCAGCAGAGCACCTCCAGTTCCGCCTCTAGCTATGCAAATACTTCCACCTCGTGCTCTTCTTCGTCAGGAGTGGCCAGTGGTGGAGGATCCTCCTCGAAGAAGGCCCACAAATCTAGCAGCAAGTTTATGCGCAAGAAGACTGAGCTGTGGCACGAAGGAATAGCTCCGGGAGTGATTTCAGCTCTTAAGCCATTCCTCAGCAGTTCGCTTCCGGCTGATGTTGTGACAGTGCAGGATTCCTCGCTGGATGCACTGTGTATGCTGCGAGTTATCCACGCTCTCAATCGCCACTGGGAGCACCTTTACGGGTGTGTGGTGCGCCAGAACATTATACCCCAGGCGGAGTTTGTACACCCGAAGATCACGGCAAAGGCGAATCGCCAACTGCAGGATCCCCTTGTCATCATGACGGGAAACCTACCGCAGTGGCTGCCCCAGATAGGCATGGCCTGTCCGTTCCTCTTCCCATTCGAGACGCGTCACTTGCTTTTCTACGCTACCAGCTTCGATCGGGATCGCGCTTTGCAGCGTCTGCTGGACACCACGCCCGATCTGAATGCAGCCGAATCTTCAGAACGCGTGGCTCCTCGCCTTGATCGCCGCAAGCGTGCGATTTCCCGTACGGAGATACTCAAACAGGCTGAGCACATCCTTCAGGACTTTGGCCACTCTAAGGCTTTGCTTGAAATTCAGTATGAGAATGAAGTTGGCACGGGTCTGGGACCTACACTGGAATTTTACGCTCTGGTTTCTGCGGAGTTGCAGCGTACGGATCTGGGGCTGTGGAATGGAAGCGATAGCTACAGACAAAACTCTGTGACTATTGTGGATGTGGTGAAGGCCAACAGTACAGTGTTGCACATTGAGGATGCCCTCGAAGCAACCACCATGGACCAGAGTCCTCCAGCAGTGGGAGGAGCGTCCCTTGTgagcagcaccaccaccacaacaacaacaaccgtgcagcagcaacagcctCCACCCAATCGATCCAGCAGTCGCACGCATCTCTTGCGCAGTGTGGCTGGCCAACAACAGCTGTCACAGCCAGGGGATCACGGCTCCTCCAGCGCCGGCACCAATGAGAATGCTTTAAATATGATTATCGCACAGCAATTTAGTGATATAAACTCTGCTGACCCAGCAGCAACTGATAATCCCAGCAGCACCACTACAACAACCACAACCAGTGTGGTGGAGCAAAACACCACTACGAATCACTCCAGTGCCACCACGACTACAACCACAACTTTGATTAGTTATGTGAATGCGGTGCACGGCTTGTTCCCTCTGCCTCTGGGTAAATCCTCGAAGCTTCCGCAAATGACCAAGGCCAAGGCCAAGTTTAAGTTCTTGGGCAAGTTCATGGCCAAGGCGGTTATGGACAGTCGCATG TTGGACTTGCCCTTCTCGTTGCCATTTTATCGTTGGCTTGTCAGCGAAGAGCATTCGATTGGCCTGGCCGATTTGATGCGCGTGGCTCCGGAGGTGCAAAACACTTTGGTCCGTCTGCAGGATCTGGTGCGCCAGCGAGAGTACATTCTGTCCGACCCAAACATCGATGCCATGGAGAAGACAGAAAAG ATTGAACTGCTGGACTTGGATGGCTGCCCCATCTCAGACCTGGGCCTTGACTTTGTACTGCCCGGACATGCCAACATTGAGTTGTGTCGTGGCGGTCGTGATACACCGGTGACCGTGCACAACCTCCACCAGTACATCTCGCTGGTCACATACTGGTTCCTGATCGAGGGTGTCCAGAAGCAGTTCGAGGCATTGCGTGAGG GATTCGATTCCGTCTTTCCGATCCAACGGCTTCGCATGTTCTATCCAGAGGAGCTGGAGTGCGTCTTCTGTGGATCGGCCAGCGAGCAACAGCAGTCGCGGTGGGAGACTAAGATGCTGCAGGACAGCTGCCGCACAGATCACGGATTCCACCAGGAGTCTCAGGCTATTCAATATCTGTACGAGATCCTGGCTTCGTACAATCGCGACGAGCAGCGCGCTTTCTTGCAGTTCGTGACTGGGTCACCACGCCTGCCGACTGGCGGGTTTAAGGCCCTCACGCCACCACTTACTATCGTGCGCAAGACGCTGGATGGAAACCAAAACCCCAATGATTACCTACCATCTGTGATGACCTGTGTCAACTATCTAAAGTTGCCCGACTACTCCAGTCGCGAGGTGATGCGGCAGAAACTGAAAGTGGCCGCCAACGAGGGCAGTATGTCCTTCCACCTCTCATAA